Genomic DNA from Paenibacillus borealis:
TGTACCACCGCTGTTATTGCTGGCTGCATTACCGGAGTTAGCGCTTTCATTATTGCCCTGCGAACAGCCGCTTACGAGGAATACAGTTGCCAGGAGCAAACTTAACCAGCCTTTTTTCTTTGTCATGATGAACACCCTCCTGAATTAGAATTAATCTGTGAGGCTTATATTGCCAAGGCGGTGCTCCCGTAAGCTTATTGTACAACATGCCGGAGCATGGGAGCACACACCTGATGCAACCAATATTAGGTCTGCGTTCTTGGCGGATCAGCCTTTCACCGACCCCACGATAATCCCTTTAACGAAGAATCCCTGGAGAAAAGGATACAGAATCGCGATCGGCAGAACGGTCAGACAGGTCATCGCCATCTTGGCAGTCTCCAGGGGCGGGGCAATAATTGCGCCACCCACCTGTGCGGCATTGCCGGAGGCCAGGAACTGAATGTTCGCCATCATGTTGTACATCAGGTATTGGATCGTATAGAGATCCTGATTGTTAACCAGCATCAGCGGCAGATAGAAGTCATTCCAGAACTGGAGCGCATAAAAGAGTGAAATCGTCACCAGCCCGACCCGGCCGAGCGGAATCATAATACTGAAGAAAATCCGCAGATGACCGGCCCCGTCAATTTGCGCCGACTCCACAATCTCATGCGGGATGCTGCGGAAGTAGTTGGCCATCAGGAACATCAGGAACACGCTCAGCACATAGGGAATGAACAGGCCGAGCAGCGTATCGCCAAGATGATAGTATTTGGTGCTTAGCAGATACCAGGGCAGTGTGCCGCCGCTGAACAGCATCGTGAAGTAGGCAAAGAAGGCGAAGAAGTTCTTCAGCCGGAAATTCCGGACGGAGATGACGTAGGCATAAGCGGTAGTCACCAGTACGGCAGTCAGCGTGCCCAGCACTGTTACGACCAGCGACATGGAGTATGCCCGCAGAATCTGCTCTGCTTTGGAGCCAAACAGGAATTGATAGGTTTCAAACGTGAACCCCCGGGGCCAGAAGGAATAGCCCTCCGCAGCAATTCTCGACTCTGTAGATAGAGAACCGGATACCGCCAGCACAAACGGCACCAGGCAAATGACCGAGAATACCGCAATACAGACATAGAAGAAAATAACCAGCCCTTTGTTTTCAGTAGTTTGCATCGTATCGGTCTCCTAGAATAGTTTGCTGTCTTTGTCATACCAGCCGGCCAGCTTGTTGGCTACCAGCACCAGGATGAATCCAAAGACGGATTGATAGAGCGTAATGGCGGAAGCGAAGCCGAACTCACCGGAACGGATGGCCGTGCGGTATACATAGACATCGATGATATCGGTAGTGGGCAGAAGCAGCGGATTGAGGAACGTTACGCCCATGATCATACTCAGATCGCCCTTCAGCATGCCTCCGATTCCGAGCAGCGTCATCAGGATGATCGATGGAATCAGCATGGGTACCGTGATTTTGGTGATAATCTGCCAGCGGGAGGCACCGTCGATCCGGGCCGCTTCATAATAGGAGGTGTCCACTCCCTGCAGCACCGCATAGTAGATGATCGCGCCGTAGCCGGCACTTTTCCAGATATTCGCGAGCACCAGGATGACCACGAACAGCCACGGGCTTGAATACCAGTCCATTTGCGACAGGCCAAGCGATTGCAGCAGCTGGTTGAGAATCCCTTTGTCATAGTCAAGCAGGGAGAACAGGATGGCTCCGATGATGATCCAGGAGATGAAATACGGGAAGAACATGACGCTCTGGGTGACTTTGATAAACCACCTGCTGCGCAGCTCATTCAATATAATAGCGATGGCCACCGAGAAAAAAGTGCCGGTCAGCATGTACAGCGCATTCAGCATAACCGTGTTGCGGGTCGCCCGCAGGGCATCCTCCATACTGGAGAAGAAAAACTCGAAGTTGGCGAAGCCCGCCCACGGGCTGCCGAAGATTCCGTCGTTAAAGTTGTAGTTTTTGAAGACGAGAATCAGCCCGCTCATCGGCAGGTAT
This window encodes:
- a CDS encoding carbohydrate ABC transporter permease, giving the protein MQTTENKGLVIFFYVCIAVFSVICLVPFVLAVSGSLSTESRIAAEGYSFWPRGFTFETYQFLFGSKAEQILRAYSMSLVVTVLGTLTAVLVTTAYAYVISVRNFRLKNFFAFFAYFTMLFSGGTLPWYLLSTKYYHLGDTLLGLFIPYVLSVFLMFLMANYFRSIPHEIVESAQIDGAGHLRIFFSIMIPLGRVGLVTISLFYALQFWNDFYLPLMLVNNQDLYTIQYLMYNMMANIQFLASGNAAQVGGAIIAPPLETAKMAMTCLTVLPIAILYPFLQGFFVKGIIVGSVKG
- a CDS encoding ABC transporter permease, with translation MTQEATPGTMEPLIPGTRTVSARRFRKSLRKDSSLYLLALPGIIILILFAYLPMSGLILVFKNYNFNDGIFGSPWAGFANFEFFFSSMEDALRATRNTVMLNALYMLTGTFFSVAIAIILNELRSRWFIKVTQSVMFFPYFISWIIIGAILFSLLDYDKGILNQLLQSLGLSQMDWYSSPWLFVVILVLANIWKSAGYGAIIYYAVLQGVDTSYYEAARIDGASRWQIITKITVPMLIPSIILMTLLGIGGMLKGDLSMIMGVTFLNPLLLPTTDIIDVYVYRTAIRSGEFGFASAITLYQSVFGFILVLVANKLAGWYDKDSKLF